gGGAGTTGCCTGGCTTCCAGAAAGAGCTCTTTTATGATGGTAGGACACAAAATTCTTTCCTCAAATGCAACGGCAGGGGAAGGGGGGGTACGTTTTTAGCCCATCTCAATAGTTCCTTCCCCACTTTGTCATATTATGCAGACCCTGTGCCTTAGCAGTATCTATGAGGACTTGAAGATGTACCAAATGGAGTTCCAGGCCATGAACGCAAAGCTTCTGATGGATCCTGAGAGGCAGATCTTTCTGGATCAGAACATGCTGGCAGCTATTGCTGAGCTGATGCAGGTAAGGCCTTCTTCATGCTGAGACCGCCAGCCAGGGTCCCTGATGAAGGGGTATACCATCAGCCCTTCCTGGGTTGGGGGAGGCCTGAAATGCCCCCTTCTGAAGCCAGCTACATATTGGGGGAGACAGCCTTGAGGGCACCTCTAGAGAGAGGGCAACATGAGCAGGTCACATTAAGGAAAGCAGCCTCCTGCTTGCTGACCATGCGGTATGCACCAGGCTCTGGGCAAAGGTGCATACATTTCCTTATGCTGTCCCCTTGGAAACCACTTGGGGGTCCGTGCAAATGAGGAGACCAATGCTTAGAGGGTTAGccacttgtctgaggtcacacagcttggaagcggcagaggcaggatttaaaCTCCCATCAAAGGGATTCCACTGCACTCATCTTCTCATGCATCTCTAAAGCCTCTGGGACGTACCTGCAAGGGGCTGGCATGCATATCTGCAAATACTGCTAGAGAAGACAAGCGGGGCTGGTGTCTGGATATGACGCATGCTGaaccaaaatgtgaatgaaagaaaagaatgaccTATCACCTGGGGACAACCACAGTGTTACTCATAGACAAGAATGTGCTTTGTAATTTTCTGAATCACCATAGCACATGATGCTAACATAAAACACAGAATTATCCACTTAAGAAAGAGCAGAGTGACTGCCATGTTGGCCAGGGCGTGGGACAATAATACGGCATCAGAAATGATTGtctgaaaagaaatttatttcattcatcctttttcaatttttttttggagggggtgcCAGATTACTTGTTTGAAAGGCAGTGAACATCACGCAAGTATCAAAGAATGTTACCATCTAGAGAGCTGTAGATGATATTTCATTTTCAGGACCAAGAGTCGAATCAGTTCTACCAGTAATCAGACAACTATGCCCAGACCTTTtgtccctctgtgcctcagtttcttcctctgtgaaatgggatgaCTTTACCCACCCTACCTTTCTTTTAGGCTTTTTGTGAGGAAGTACAAGCAAAACTGCTGATCATTGTGCAAATATATGGTCTTGCATTGTGTTATCAAATTAAAGGGCTCAAACTGCCAGGTTTATTTATCTCACATGAATAAGTGTCTTTAGTCAACAGGTCTCATACTGACTGAGAGTTTCCAATCAATCGCAATCCATCACCTCCCTGTTCTAAAAAGGATGCCGCTTCTTAAtgtaacatataaaaattaattagatatcACAGCAGATGTCATCTTAACAGAATtgtttctttctaaaatacaactCCCACTGATGATTTTCTAAATAGCTTTCAGGGTCTTTTCAGAGCTCACTGAAGCTCCATGTGCTTGGATAATGAGCATTTCTTCTCTCAGGTTCTGCCTGCCCATCTGGCTGGGAGTAGATTTGATTTGGTTTAGGAGATGCAGTGAGGGAGTGGGTTGCAGGCTCTGAGACACGTATTGGCTTCACCCACCTTTACGGATGGACGTTTTAATTTTGGAATACTGTCTATGTCATGCTCAATATTTATTCTCCTAGGCCCTGAATTCCCACAGCGAGACTGTGTCACAGAAACCCTCCCTGGAAGAACTGGATTTTTATAAGACTAAAATCAAGCTCTGCATACTTCTCCATGCCTTCAGAATTCGTGTGGTGACCATCGACAGAATGATGAGCTATCTGAGTTCTTCCTAAAAAGCTGAGGTCTCTCCTAAACTTAaagtcatttttataaatattggaACCAAAGAAATTGTAATAGGGCATGGGTTAAGaactggggcggggggtggcttGACCTGTTCCTACTTAAGCTGGAACAGGAATTCTCATGCTTGTTTACATTAGTCATTACCCCAAATTTGCAGGATGTGACTGTCCTATCCACATGATTCCTTTGATCAAGTCTATTTCATATTTACTATGgataagttatttttaagttttcatgaGCAAACTGATAAGGAGGGGAAATGTCCTCCCAGaacgtgtttttctttttttccctttaatagaAGAGCAAGAATTTATAAGCTATTTCAGTACCAAAGAGTTTGTAGGAACAAACACTCaagcataatttattttaaaatatttatttatataattttgtgtTCATGAAAGCCTGTGAActaacttatatttatttatgttatatttattAAGATATTTATTGCCAAGTGGATTTGAGATATACCTtatgttgttttaaaataaaatgactgaatTAAAGTAATTCTCATACTTTTCTAATGTGATTGGAATACTTTGAGTGTTAAAATACAGATCATGGGAAAACTGAAAACTCTgatgaaatctgaacaaaatcaCCTTAGAAAGAATGCCATGAGATTCTCACTCATTTCCTAGTTCCTTTAATCTCATATTTTAAAGGGAGCCTCATAAGACTAGATCTGACTTAATACTGAGGCCGTTGAATGAGTTAGTTTTTGATAATATACTTTATTACTTTTGTTCAACAtctgaatctaaaaataaaatacataaaaatgtttttccctATTAACCACAGCCCCATAACATACTGTGCATTAAACAAATACATGATAACATCCACCAACTGGGAAAAGCATCATTAAGAGGTCTTCTAGTCAAATTATTCTAATTTTTGTGACCCTTTGGGCTCTCAGGGGGAAGTTGTTTCTAAATTACAACTCAAAAAACTCTCCCTTTGCTTTAAATTATATAGAACTTCTGCCTGAACCACATGGATAATTGCCTTCCTTTGGCTTAAGAGATGtgctttttaattctttaaaccatgagaattttaaaagatttacctGATGGAATACCATGTAATTTTCAAACTCTGATAATCACATTCCTCCTTCATATGAAAAGGTCGTAAGAAATGAACGATTCAGAATCTGTCCTGTCCCCCCTACCTTTCCTCATGTgaatcctccctcccctccagagCTCCAGTCTTATCCCTGTAAACAGGGAGGGGAGCGTGGATGGCCACCTCAGGTCCTCACGTGTGGGGAAACGTACTCGTTTTTCAGAGTCTCACCCCACGTGATGTACAATTAGACAGAAATCATCAAGCTGGATCCCATCACATACCTTCTTTTCTTTAGGAATTCCTCCCCAAGCTTGGATGACTGGCAGGTGATTCACAGgtaggagtttcttgcctttaagTATCGGTTTTGGGGTCGGCAGCTTTGATGTGGCGAGAACTCATGGCTTTGGTGAAGCAAGCTGGCGCTGTCCAGTTGCTGCCattccaccccccccacccccgaccctgccttcctccccctcctcctcccgcccGCCCATCGAATGGCGACTTGTCTGTTGTCTGGCCGGTTGTCTGTGCCCAGAAACAAGGAGAGGAAAGCCTGCTGACTGTGCTACAGACTGGGTTTATACAAAGGGACAAAGTGGCACACAAAGGGTCGCTTTCGTTCTAGAAATTGCCATGACATATGCTTCAAAAACATGACTGGCCCAAGAAACATCTTCACAAAACTAATTGCATTCTTCACTACATGGtcagttttctggtttttttgttttaagcctGGGTCTGCCATTTATAACTTGTATGATGTGGCCATGTTGTTTTGCCCTCACCCTACCTGTTTCCTCTTCTAAGAAGtgaagatagggacttccctggcagtccagtggttaggactccgcactgccactgcagggggcatgggttcgatccctggtcggggaactaagatcccgcaagccacgcggcccggccaaaaacaacaacaaaaaaagtgaagATACTACTAGAACCTTGATCGATCGATCCAGGGTTAAATGGAGCAACTCCTACAAAGCACTAGCATTGCACCTGGCACATAATCTGTACACAATAAATGTGAGCAATCTTTGACAATGATTACTAGCCTTTGGGTTTGGTGACCAGGCCAAATTGGTTAAAGCCTCTTTGCTActattttcttatctgtgaaattcAGAAAACTGTAGCCCCTATTTCACAGCACTATTGTGAGGACTCAATGACTCAGTACAGTGTTGGCATCTAGTCAGTGCCTAacaccaatttttttaaattgttaagacTGTCTGCTTGAAGACCTCAGTGACGCCCTGTCCCTCCAGGGCACTCAGCTATCGGGGGCTTTCAGCAGAGGAGGCCATCTGGTGCAAGACACGACAGCAAAAAAAGCAGGGTCCTGCCTTTCCAGAACAGAGGGTGGGAGCAAAGTAACTTGGTGAGAACGAGATCCCCCTAAAAACAGGCCCCAGACCTAGCCTACTACAGACATTTGATaacaaattactttttaaaaaggaaataaacagtTTAAGTGTTTCTCACACCTAAAAATGACTGAATCAGAGAATTAACGTAAAAAACAGCTGACAGCTGCCCTACTGATAGTCGAGAGCTTTGGGGAAAGGGGTCAGTTCTGGGGAGTGGTCTGGCCAGACATCCAAAGGTGGGTTTGGGAAAACTCAAGAGATGCACAAGGGCCTTAGACACCctaaggaggaaagaaaacatgGGAGGGGAGAAAACCAGCTTTGTCTGAAGCCAGCACAGACAGAGACCGTGAGTCCCCCCGGCCATGTCACCCTGGGGCATGCAGTTGTTGCCCTTGTTTAAGGACAAAACATTTGGTTTTAGCTAGCGTAACTGTGGCTTCCTAGTTTAAGGCAAAGTGCACCTACAATATCGCTGTGAACTGAACGTTTGTGTtcccttaaaattcatatgttgaagccctgatccccagtgtgatggtattaggagatggggtcTTTAGGAGGTTAGGTCATAAGCATGGAGCCCTCATAgtgggattagtgaccttataagAGACTTGGAGAGATCCCCCCCCAacctccatgtgaggacacagtgacacGGTGGCCTGCTGCAAACCAGGGatagctctcaccagacaccagatcCACCAGCACCCTCATCTTGGACCTCCCAActtcaagaactgtgagaaacacaggtctgttgtttaagccgcccaGTCTGCAGTATTTTGTTGTAGTAGTCTGAGCtgagaaaacttttaaataagtcagaaagagaaaaacaaataccgtatgctaacacatatgcatggaatctaagaaaaaaaaaaaaaaggtcatgaagaacctaggggcaagacaggaataaagacacaggcctactagagtagggacttgaggatatggggaggggggaagggtaagctgggacaaagtgagagagtggcatggacgtatgtacactaccaaacataaaatagatagctagtgggaagcagccgcatagcacagggagatcagctcggtgctttgtgaccacctagaggggtgggatagggagggtgggagggagacgcaagagggaggggatatggggatatatgtatacgtatagctgattcactttgttataaagcagaaactaacacatcattgtaaagcaattatactccaataaagatgttaaaaaaaaaagaaaaaacccaatgACAATTTTCCAACAATTGAATTGTATCAACTTTTCGGTTGAAATGTATTTGGTCAGAACAAGTCAAAAACTTTAGTTGCATGTTATGTATCTTTGAGTATGATATTAAAATTAGGAGTATAAATTATGACATCAATGTAACATCAGAGACAATACACTCACGTAACCTTTTTCAGAAGCAATAGGAACTAATGCTTACTCCGtgcttactaagtgccaggcatgtTTCTACAAGTGTTTACCACAAACGCACAGAATCCTCCCAAAAACCCTAGGAGGAGGTGTTATTACCTTcccctttttatagatgaggaaactaaaccaAGAGGCCATAGACACTTACAGGGTAAGTGGCTGatgctgggatctgaacccaggcggCCTGGCTCTGGCCTATGCACACAGCCACAGTATCCTTTGCCTCTCATATTAAGGTCACACAGTAACTCATCATAACCACGCAAACAGCATCATAGTTACTTatgcttctcctctctccctcactaCACTGTGAGGCTTCAAGTACAGGAAATGTCATGTTATACAAGTATTTGTGTGCTCAGGCCCCAGCACTCAAAAATggtagagaaaggcaaatcttCATGGGTTTCCACgcgtttctcatttcttttcctaatCTAGGAATACATAAGAAAGTCTTTAGTCTTTAAGAATCAAAGTATtcccaattacaaaaaaaaagttaagaattgTAAAATGCACATGCTTGCTTGGCTCAAAACCATTATACATGCTTAGAATGGGGGAAAATCCAAAATTCATTAAggctgtttttggttttggttttttggcctaaaacaaaggtttatttcttgcttgaGGTACATGCTCATTGCCTATCAGTTGGGGGCTCTGCTCTCATGGTTCTCTTCTGGAACCCAGGCTGTTGGAGCATCAGCTGTCATCTGCGGTCATCACTGCAGAGGAAAGGAAGGCTGGAAGGTCTCCACAAGCCTGTtgatt
Above is a window of Eschrichtius robustus isolate mEscRob2 chromosome 6, mEscRob2.pri, whole genome shotgun sequence DNA encoding:
- the IL12A gene encoding interleukin-12 subunit alpha, which codes for MCPPRNLLLVATLVLLHHLDHFSLARNLPATTAGPGMFQCLNHSQSLLRAVSNTLQKARQTLELYSCTSEEIDHEDITKDRTSTVEACLPLELATNESCLASRETSLITNGSCLASRKSSFMMTLCLSSIYEDLKMYQMEFQAMNAKLLMDPERQIFLDQNMLAAIAELMQALNSHSETVSQKPSLEELDFYKTKIKLCILLHAFRIRVVTIDRMMSYLSSS